The genomic region AGCCGTCCTGAGAGTTCGTCGAGCCCCTCGTAATGCCGAAACCTGGAACTTGGCTTGATAGCGTGGTGGGCCGGCACTTCTTCATAGTTGGTCAGGCCGCCTTCCTTGTTGACCAGAGTGATCAGAGCCACCGAGTTCTGCTCGTCCCAGCTGGCGGACACTCACGGTGCGTGGGTCAAGGTCAAGAGCCTTCCGGCCTCCTCAAGATCTATCAGACTCTAAGATCGTGCGTCGTGTACATACTTCAGTTGCATGTATATTTCGCTCAGGACTGCCAGTTGACGTAGGCAAGTCCCTACTCCCAGAGAGAGACGGTCTGGTTTATCGAAGAGCCACCAGATAGTGAAGATCTCATTCATCCGGGCGTCCCTAAAGATCCAGACACCGAGACGGATGCCATCCCGCTTGCGATGCCTTGGACTCATGTCTCGGTATTTCCCGCCTGCCTTCATGGCGTGGCATTTGGCCCTGCTTAGCAGGTGGCTGCGTAGAAATGGGTCCGCACCGTCCTCGCCATCGTAGTCACCGCGATTTGGAGTCGTCCTCGTCCTCGTAGTCACCGCGATTTGGAGTTGCGCGGATGTACGTCCAGCGAGATAAGACATGACGCCTGGTGGTGCGGCCTCTCTGAGTGCGAGCGATGCTTCATCTGCGATTGAACCATCAGCTGGCAAGATGACACCTGGTGCTGTCAATGAGACCTCGTCGGCACCTCTTTTAGCCCCCATCGAGGCACTGGGATGATGGCGACCCACCGGCTATACTCGGCTTGCACCAGACGGTGCATTTCCATCAGGAAAGCAAGCTCATCTACGCTTTTCTCGATGATTGCCTTCTTCTGGTCGTGTTGGCAGCCATGTTTCGTTCCTGGAGTCTGGAAAGATCGTATGTTGGGACCACTGATCCATCACTGTGGATGGTTTTGAGGATTGAGCTGGCTGGTAGCCTCAGACGGCTTAGTCACTGCCGGTGATGCTGTAGACAGTGTGTGTGCGAGCAACGTCCGGTTGATGAAACTGTCGAGAAATTCGATGCCCTTCTGCGCAGGAGGAGCACTCAGGAGCGGGCCGCCAAAGCGTGTTAGACATCTTCGTGCCGCTCGTCCATCCGGCGTTGCTATGATTCGCATGATAGCTGTGGCCTTGGAGGTAGAGCTCGATGAGCGGTGGTGTATCATGCAAGTAAAGTTGCTGAAGTCGGCATGAAGCAAGACCAAAATAGGCAGGGGTGCGCACGGACTATGGTACGGGCCGGCGTCTCATATGATCCGGCTTCACATACACATCAATGCCGACATCATGCGAGAAGTGTAAGAAGTGAAAGATGCGAGAGAGGTGAGAAAATTTTCAGCGAATGAGCTCAAAGCCCAAATTGATTGATGCTGAAAATATATAGGTAGAAAGCGCCAAAGTTATGCCTGACCACTCTGGTACGAGCAGCCATACCTTGCCTCCACGCCTTGCATGAGTATGAACCATCCAGTGCTCACATGCAACAAAAGCTCACATGCCCGCGCTAAAGAGTACCCATCTCTCAAAGATGAATACCCAAGCCGTCCTTGTCGTAGTTCCCGAGTCGTAGTAGCTGTAACCGTTCGATATCTGACTCCAGTCCGAGCGGACCAGAGTCATGCTTCACTCATGCCCATTGCGAGGACATTAGTTGTTCATGAGCTCGCAACCGGTGTAGATCTTCTCGGCGACGCTGTGAGCATGACGAGATTGCATGCCCTTGTGAAAGGTAGAATTTGTATGACAACAATCACCCTCGTCACGTGCAATCCCGGGCCCAAAATTTCACATGCAAATCGAGCTTCGTTTGACGCCTCAGGCATACATGCTTTTTGCGGGATGGCCCGCACATATGTTCGCATACTTCTCACTCACAATTGGCTCTTCTTGCCCTCCAAACCAGAGTCATGAACAATGCCGTGTCGCTAAGAGCACATCCATGAGATCCTCCAGACAATGGAGAAATCTGCCCTCTCAAGCCTACACAACTAAACCCGCCTCAGAGAGCCCTTTGAGAGCCGTCAGATTCTGGAATAACTCTCGTCTCACCCTCCCATCAAGATCGTCATCCGTACCAAGGGCCACACCCAGCCGTTCGTTCAACCACACAACTCTGGGGAACGAAATCGGAAAAACTCCAGCACATGTCGTCAAACATGGCGCTCGCAAAGCTCAATGATGACGACTACAACCACTACAAAACCATCCACTTCTGCCTCTTCGTAGAGCGTCAGAGCGCGAACAGCAACTCAGAGCTGGCGTACTGTCACAGAGAGTCTATGCGGATGCCAGAAATCGCCACCAAGCGCTTCGAGTCTGTTCAGCACTACCACCTTTTTCGTAAAGCAGAAGTCATCAGCAACTATGGATATGAGGATGATGGCGATAGCCGGAACATCCCCGTGGTATCACCCCTCAGCATGGACGTTCGCAGGAACATGGACGTTCGCAGGAACATGGACGTTCGCAGGAACAAGAGCGCATGGTTTTGGCAAGAGATGACATCGGTCACCTTGACCGGTCGGGGCAAGCAAGAGTGGGAGAGCACGGATAAGAATTATATCATGCATATCACCAGAGTACAGTAGGCTTTCGACGGGAAATGCTTCTTGTAGAGGGAGGAGCAACGTCAAATGGCGGCCGAGGTGATGATCAACAACTACTCAATGATCAATGCACCGACTACTCTCGCCTGGCGATGCTGGAGGCAGAATGCAGCCCGCGTGGCATTCAGGTAATATCGAAGAATAATTACTGCTGGCTTGAGCAGCATGACAGGAGACAGTGGTTGTTGTGCATAGGCAATGTGCCCAGCATGTTTGATTCTGAGACTATATAACCCTCAGGTGCAAAGCAAACACTGGAGGTGGGCACAACTGAAACCAGATGTACACCCTCCCGTGCCTCGAATGGATTTTGTAGTTTACCCATCCATCGTAGCTTCAAGGCGATATCCATTTGCCAGTAGATGAGACCATTGCGGACGACGTTGACCGAGATTCCAGTCGCGAAGGATTTGAACAAAGGACTTAGTTGACGGTGCAGCTGGAGCTGCGTCAGAGCGACATACTTCAGCATCATATAGTCGACTTACCCAGTATAGATCTTTTTTTGGACAGTGCAGCTGAATATATGTCAGAGTCAAGTATACTTCTGCGTCGAGCAGTGGACTTACCCAGTGTAGATCTTCTTCTGAACTTCACATCTTTCCTTCCGTTAGATCGCATATTGTAATGACGATGCGAAAGGAACTTACCCTGTGTAGATCTTGCGCTGGATCTCGCATCTTCATTCCGTCAGAAGACAGATCAACATAGCGAGGCGATGAACACTTACCCAGTGTAGATCTTGCGGTCGCAAGCGTTCATGGTGGTGAGTTGCATTTTTGCTGGTGGTTTGAGGGTTGAGCTTGGAAGGCCTGTTAAGTGTGTTCATTAGTGTTTGAAGTTCTTGTTGTTGTTCGTTGTGTAGTGTGATGTGATGCTTACTGTAGCGAAGGTATTGAAGTTGGTCTGTGGGTGCAGAAGAAGCTGGTAGAGTGGTTGATGTCGTGGTATTTATGATCGCTTGAGTGGTTTTCGGTGCCGTGGTTTGTGTTTTGTTCTCTTTGGAAGAGAGACCTTTCAAATCTTTCAAGTACCTCGGCATGAACCATAGCTAGGTCTTAGTATTGTTGTTGGAGCTGGACATGAGCCCAAATCGTTGTGGCTTGGCATTGTTGGTGGAAGCTTCATATTGTTGTTGCGAACAAAGCCTCGCCGAGGGTGACTCGAATAGGACTGCGAGATAGGAACAGAAAGTGTCAACAACCAATCAAGGCCAGTGGTCTCAAGAGGCCATGTGCCCGTATGCCAGAACAAGCCTTTGGTAGCGACTGTTGCCACGCTACCGCCACGAGTCGGTCTGGTCTGGGCGTCGAACACCACGCCAGCTATCGAGCTAGCCCCTGTGGGGCCCTCTCATGTATTGGGTGATGCCGCCGAGTGCTTGTGCGGTTGAAAGAAGCGGCAATCTCGACTCCTTGCCGATATACCCATGAGGCAGAGCGGCGTATTGAGATGCCTACTGGTTGGCCTCAATCTTGCTCATGTCCTGAGCGGTGGATTGACCGCTGGGATGTGCATTGTCGCTCAGACAGCTGAAGAGAAAAGTGTTGGTACCAAGGTGGGCTGTGGCACTGGCTTGTTCCGTGAAGCGTGCTTTGGGTATCTTACGAAAGCTTTACACGGTTGGACTCTAACTCCTCCAACCGTTCATGCCTTCGCGCTTTTCATGATTGCCCTGTACCGCTCGATAACCTCTTGTCGCGCTTCTCCGAGCTCTTCACGACGCTTGAGACTACCAGCAGCTCCAGGCACGTTCGCCACATTGACCTTCGCACCATTCCGGACCTTGAACTTCTCTTTCGGTATGACCTTCAACGTCGGCGGTGCTTGAACTACATCGTTCAATCCCTTCGGCGCCTCTCGTCGCGTCTTCAACACAGCCCAAGGATCATCGTCGGCATCATCGACTTCACCAACCATACGCTTTCGCTTCGCCTTGCGACCTGAGTCCGGTAAGTCCACTCTCTGCCCGCCATACTCTGCTTCCTTCTCCTCGTCCTCCTCTTCTTGCTTCTCCTGCAGTTCCTCGAGCCTTTCCTTTCGCTTCGTCTCTTCTTCCCTCCACTCCGCGTACATTTTATGCAGACGTTTCTCGGTCTTTGTCTGCCGTTCCTTGGGTCCATCCTTGTACTTCCCCTTCCGTGTCAAGCCTCCCAGTGGTAGTGCTTGGTTGACACGCGCTGCGAAGTCTGCCAATCGCTCGCCAGGTAGAATCTTGAGCTGTTCGCCAGTTTGTGGATCTACAGGCAAGGTCTTTTTCGTGAGTTCTGGCTCGTCGTTGCCCGCCTCATCTGTCTTGCGCTTCTTCTTCGTCTTGCGACTCTCTCCATCGTCCAGTCCTGCTCGCTGTTTCTGGCCATCTCGCAGCTGCACCAATCGCGCAAACGCCCGGGGTGTATCATCTTGCTTGTAGTCACTTGTACCAGTGCGCTTTCGCTTCAGACTTGGTTCTGCTGCCTTTTTGCCCTTTGGCGCCGCTTTTTCTGACTTTTCGAACGCTGGGAGTGGCTTTGCGACTTGGGATGGTGCAAGATCGAAACTGGAATGACATTTAGCAAAGACATTGCAAGGCGCATGCTGGACTCTTACTTGGCCTTGCCGCTCGCCCGCCGGCGGGTGTGTTTATGCGGCATCTTTGTCCAGTCGCAAGAGTGCGATGCGGTGAAATCGCGAACTGAGATTTGGTTTAGAGTTGCTGGGTCGGCGGCTAATGCTCAAGCTGTACGCTAGACGTCGCGTGGAAGGCCATGAAGCTTCGACGGCTCCACCATCAATACTTGCTAGCAATGGTGCCTATCCACGCTTCCACAGGGTGGCATCCTCCTGTTCCATGACATCCCGCGGTCTGGACAGCCATATCACACAGCATGGACACGTCGGCGTAACTACGACACGGCCTCCCACGTCGTGCTGCCAACTCGAAGGAGCGAGGTACGTCACGGCAATGACCAACATCGAACCTGAAGAAGCCCGAGGTCGCACACGACAACGTGAAACAGCGACAGGCTGACAAGATGCCCTGCCAGCCGTGGATTGTGCAACACACACCAGAGTCGACGTGGTGTGGCACGCGAGCACTACCGAGACTGCTATTTCTCATCCTACTAGTGCTTGGGCGGCGATGCCCGGTCTTGCGTAAGGGCTGAAGAGCTGCCAGGCGTGCGTGTCCCGAGATCTTGGAACAGGCCAATACCATCTCCAACCGGCAACTTGACTCAGACTGCCGGCGGTGCGGAAGCGCCTATCACTCCTCCTCGGACGACACCTTGTCATCTCTGGTGGTCCGCGGCAACATCTTGCAGCACCAGCCCCAACACCGACGAGCGGTGAACGGCCCACGATCCGCGCTTTGGGACGGGCAGCAAGGAACGTCCTTGGTTTGCAACCTCATCGTAGCGCGGCGGTATGGTCTGGCCGTCATGGAGGTAAGGTGCTCCTTCTCATTGCCCTCCTGATCAATCAAGATAAAGACTCGCCCTTCCTTGCTCCGAAGAGCCATGTCTGCAGTTGACGTTTTCCTACCTGTGGCGTTCGAGGCACGGGCGTGCTCGACAAGGACTGAGATGTGATCTATCAAACGGAGTCTGGACGGCTGGCCACCTCCGCTGGCATTGTGTAAGTCTTTCGAAACTGGTATGCAATACAGAACAGTGCCACGTGCGCATCTGTCCTGTCACAGCCTGCCCTACCAAGTCGATGCCGTTAGGCATTGTTCCACCTCGAGCAAGATATCGCTCCCTACATTATCCAGTCAAGTGCTTACAGTTCACGCGACTCTGACATGTCACATTTGCAGCCTCCACCATGCATACACTCTTCGGCGAAGCCATTCTCAGTCCTGGGCCCAAGACCGTGCCTCCAAGCAAGCCAAATCCATTCGAGCTCTCGTTTCAATCTAGCGTTGCGACCAGCTATACAGACTCATCATCGAGTTCAAACGGCAAGAACGATTGGTTGACACAATATCACCAGGCACAAGATCGACTTTCTGGAGAACCAGCCAACCAAGCCAGCAATGATGCTACAAGCAGATACGGCCACGCCGGGCATAAAGGCAACCCCAAACTGCTCTTCATGGGTTTGAGAAGGTGAGCGTTCGTCGATGAGTGTGGTGGATTCTGCTGATCACCAACACCTATCCAGAAGCGGCAAGTCATCTGTACAAAAGGTCATCTTCGAGAAGTTCTCCCCAGCAGAGACCCTCTTCCTAGACCCAACCACCAAAATCGAGACAGCAAAGATGGAGTGCGATCCAACCCCCTACCCTCCCTCACACCAACACTAATACTCCCCCTCAGCTCCTTCATAAAATTCGAAAGCTCCGAACTCCCAGCAAACCTCTCCTACCTCGCGCTCGACTTCGACCACGAAGGCGTCTTCGGCTCCGTAGGCTCCCTCATCTGGGTCCTCGACATGCAAGACGAATACTTTCAATCCATCAGCAAACTAATCGAAACAGCAACCTTCCTCCTCGAACACTTCCCCCGCATCAACTTCGAAGTCTTCATCCACAAAACCGACGGCCTCAGCGAGGAATACAAACACGACACCTTCCGCGACGTGCGCCAGCGAGTCCAAGACGAACTCAGCGACGCGGGCTACGGCGACCGCGGCGTGGCGTTCTACCAGACTAGCATCTTCGACCACTCAGTCTACGAAGCGATGAGTAAAGTCGTGCAGAAACTGCTACCCCAGCTACCCGTCATGGAAGCGTTGCTGAACAGACTCTGCTCTGCGTGTCGAATCCAGAAGGCGTATTTATTCGACACAATCTCGAAGATATACCTAGCAACAGACGCCAGTCCAACCTTCCTCAAAGACTACGAAGTCTGCTCCGACTACGTCGATGTCATCGTCGACATCAAGCAGATCTACGGCTGGCAGGGCCGGGGGAGCCACCAGGATGGGTCCCAGAGCCAGACGTCGAACTCGACTGAGAGCAGTGCGGCCGTTGGCGAGAGTCTGATAACGTACGACAAGAGTGGCAATACCTACATCTACGCCCGGGAGATCAACGAGTAAGAAGTCCCGTCCTCTTCCCTCAAACCTTTTCTAACGAGAACATTAACTAACCACGAAATTCTTTATGTAGATACCTCTCCCTAATCTGCGTCATGGGCCAAGGCAGCACGGCCGACAAACGCATGCTAATCGACTACAACGTGACAATCCTGCAAGAAGCACTGCAGCAAATGTTCAAGCTGTGATTGATGACGGAGCGAGCGAGCGACATCAAGTTTCTATGTACATGTCATAACAAAGGCAAGGCATAATTGAAAGCGTTTACCACTCAAATATATGATCAAAAATGCTTCAGTTATGGACACATGCTACCAAGTTTTTCGAAAAAAAAAGTCCCATATAAGAGAACAACAACAACATCGCTCCGACTCACAGTCACCCACTGCTTCGGCTTCGCCACCACATTGATCGAGCTGGCCTCATTCTCTCAATCTGTGAAGATGAAAGATTGATCATTAGAGAGCCGTGGCCAGGCCACCATGACTGTCAGCCTCCAATCACATGTATACTATGTTCCATATCATCGACCATCGACCATCGACCTTCACCGCTGCACATAAGGTATCTTTAGGGGTATTAGGCACCAACTCCAAGATTGACAACTCTTCCACACGAACTCATACTCATGGTCCCTGCTGATCGTTTCATGCTGTAGACAGACTGGAGGCAGGACGCTGGGACATTGTCGACCGTGACTCCTTTCTTTTGTCTATATCCAACCCTGCGCCTCGAGCCTGCGCCAACGTTGCTGATCGACAAATTTACTTGCAAGTGCATTTCCATGTCCATGGCAATTGCGTGTCGCGTGCAGCAGGTCGACTGGGCATCGTGGCTGTAGTCTATCGGAATCTCGCAGAGCAGCGACCCATGACCTCGCCCTGACAGACCAGCTCGGCGTTGAACTCTGATCCGTCGAGAGTGAGGTAGATGTCGAAGTACACACGGTAGAAGGTACCTTGTGGCGTGTCCATGCGCTCAAAGTCCTTTTCGAGATTCTTTCGGCTCAGATCCGATGTCAATGTGACGATCTCCTTGATACCTGTGACACGTTGTTAGTCTTGCAAAGCACAGCCCGTTAGCGTTTGTGACTTACGTGGGTCCTTGGTATATTCGGGGCACACATCCTCGTCACAAGCATACAGCACATCCTCGTACATAAGTGTCGCGCCGGGAGCCACCTGTCGGAAGAAGGAAACCTTGACAGGCTCGCCGATCTTGACTCTCTGGCCCTTTTGCACGAAAATCTGTCTGGTGTATTTGCAGCGGTCCTTGCCGTCAAGAGATGGGACACGGTACTGCTCGGGATGGTGGCCTTCCTTGAACGGTTGCAGAGTGGCCATGAGATAATGTCTTCTGGCAACACGGGATGTGATGACACGCTCTGTGATACCGGCAGTAACAGCACCCTTGACGATAGCGGCCACGGAATCCATGGGTCGGACCACCTTGTTCTGGAACTGAGGCGGCACATGCAGCTTGATCTGCTGGAACAGGTATTCAGATGCACCGAAACCACCAACAACAAGCACATTCTAGTTATCGGTCAGTATGCCACAATATCGAGAGAAGCTTCACCTGCGCTCACCTGTAATGATCTGTTCTGTGCCTGGATGGCAATGATCTGATTCCTCACCAGCTCCAAGATCCGGTTGACCACAGGCTCGAAGCATTGTAGAATCTCCTCGTTCGTGAACGTCATGTAACCCTCCTCAATGCCGGCTTCTGGAAACTCGGCTTCTATGCCGACGTCCACAGCCCACTTCTGACCATTGTTTCGGAAGTCGGCCTTTATTCTGTTCTCGAAGTCCATGATGCACTTTGCGTATACCTTTCCTGCCGTCTTCGAACCGTCTGGTAGCTTCATCTTTCTAATCTTCGCTCGTAGGATGTTGGAGAAATTACGGTTGAGCGCTGTCGAACCGCAGGAGTCACCAGAGCCAGCGGTACACTCTGCAACAGTAAACGGCGACTCTTCCTCGACTTCGTATGCGATCAAATCGACGGTACCACCACCACAATCGACAATCAGAACTGCGTCGTGAACCTTGAGGTTTAACAGTCCAGTCTTTGAACAGAACATGGCAGCAGCTTCGGGTTCGGTGATCAGGGTCAGGCGGTTATCATTCTCGTCTCGCAGGAAGCCGGCCTGAATGGCAGCAGCTCTTGTCGCGGCCTTGCCGGCATCGTTCCAAATGGCAGGCACGGTCAAGAAGTATCTGATGTTCCGCTCTTCTCGGTTGAACACCTCACCCAGTGTCTTCTGCAGTTGGTTTCGCATGGCTTGGCGGAGCTTGAAGAGGTAGTCGGCAGCGACATCGATCTCAGACTTGCCCGGAGGAAGCGGTGGCAGGTTGATGGGATCTATGTAAGTGTTGCCGCTCAGCATGAGCTGAAGCTTGAACCATTCCACCTTTTGAACACCAGGCTTCGGGTAACCTGTTGGCGCAAGCGCCTCGGCAATGTCTGGTCCCCATCCGACGACTTGTTGGTGCTGGTCGTAGTAGAGTACAGTCGGGATCTAGGGGTGAAGTCAGGCGGGTGAAGCATGCGTAGCTGTAGGAGGTGCGTACCTTTTGTTTCGTTTGAGTACCAGCACCTGGCCATTCGACGATGATATCCTCTTTAGCCTCGGTATTTGTAGCAAAGGCAAAAGCGACGCCAGAGAAGGTGGTTCCCTATGTAAGCAAGGTAAGCAAGGCTGGGCCGCCAAGAGCTGAAGGGTAGGAGCACGTACGAAGTCAATGCCGACGATGAGCTGCGCTTTGCTGCGCTGGCTGCCCTCGACCTCGGCGAGACGATTGTAGGAGTGTGGGCCTTGAGGACCACCCGGCGGGCCACCGTACGGATatgctcctcctcctcctcctcctgcGTTGTTGTTCATCGGGTAGCCTGGCGGGTTAGGGGCCGGATACATGTTGTTGTTACTGTTATGGTGAGGCGGGTAGCCCCCGCCAGTGTTGATAGGTGGCGGTGGCATGGGACTCGTGGGTCTGCCCGCGTTAGGATGCCCACCAGCGGCCAATTGGTTTCCACCCTGGTTGGCGTACTGGTATGAGGGAGGCCTGCCCTGCGGCATGTTTCCCTGGCCGTTGGGGTTCATGGCCAGCGAGGTGCTCGAGGCCGATGCTTGCTGGGCGACGTTGTTGTTCTGCTGCGATGGTTGAGCGGTCGAGGCGATGCTGCCGGCAGAGGATGAGGGAGGGGCGGTGCGGTTCACTGGGCGCGGCGAGGGCGAGGTAGCCGCGGAAGGGGCGAGGTTGGTGGTGGAGTTGCTCGCGGACTGGACCGACGAGTTGCTGCTGGAGCGTCGAGTGGTGCCGAATACCCTTTTGAATCGACTCTGGACTGAATTCGAAGACATCAAGAGGAGCTCATGAGCGGAAGGAGCAACAGCATGAGGGCGGAGGGCGGAGGGCGGAGCGTCAGTGGACGGAACGCTCTCGCCTGGTCCGATCGGGGCTGTCAGATCAGATCAGCCTCAGGTTCGCAGGCAAGGCAGGCGCGCAGGCTGGGCGTGCTGGGGCTGGGCGGGTGCGGGATACAGATTGCGGGTGCTGCTCAGAACTCAGAAGCAGCCAGGCGCAGACAGCGGCAAGTGCAGGTGACAAGGACCAGGACACGCGATAGCGCAGGCCTGAGGCGGCGGATCGCAGCTGTCAGCCTGTCAGTGGTCGGACGCTCTGTCGGGGTTGGCTGTGCGCTGTGCCAGGTGATAGCCTGTGATGATAGGTGTGCTGGTGGCGGACTGGTGGTGGTGCTTGCTGGGCTGGCGGTCAAAAGTGGAGTGGAGTGGGCGCTGAGAGCTGAGACGGGGTCGGGTTGTGCGAGGCAGGAAGCTTGCGACAGATTGGGCCGCGCTGACTGACTGGTGCGCGTGCAAGCGAGTCGTAGGAACGAGGTATGAGGTATGCACTGGAGGTATGAAGGAAGTCCAACCCAAGCACCCAAGATGGAGGACTAGTTCTAGTTCTAGTCTCGTTGAACAATCCTCACCAATGCAATGCCGTGAGCCTGCAGCAACAGCCTCGAACCCAACCAAAACCAAACCCCAAGGGCCTGAGCTCCGTCACCAATACGTTTACACTCTCGCCGCGCACAGCCAGCAAGCTCCACAGCCAAAAGCCCAGCCCATCATCATCAGCCGCAGCAGCGGGATCATCGATGTTTCCAGCAACATCTCACTGTCTCATATCACAGTGACAAGGCACTTAGCTGCGTGCTACATGGCATAGCCTACTCGATAGAAACATCACTGCCATCACTTGCCATCGCATCAATGCCCCTCCACCACACCTCAACAACGATTCACGCACCACCAAAAAGTTGAGAACCATCGTCGGTCGAAAGCTCCCGCAAAAAGCTTAACCAAATTCAGGACAGCGCCTTTCAAACACCACACCCCAGTCCTCTGCACAACATCGAAATGGGGCAGTCTGAGGTGCTAGTTCGCATCCACTAAATAAATCCTAGAGTAGACACCTACAAAACCCTGAGGTGTCTAAGCATCACCATCTCACTGCTCACAACGATAATCTCATCTTCCATCCCTCCACACAACCATGACGAAACTCGTGCACATCCATGACTCAGTGCACATGCCCTCCCTCCCATTCACCCATTGTCCTCGGCCGGCGCAGCCGCAGACTGCGTAGTCGACGCATAACAGAGTTGCTACCGTATCCTATCGCTAGACCAACCACGCCCCGATTCACATCACGAGTCCGCCAATGGCAAGGCAACGTGCAGATCCCACAAGCCGGCATTGCCATGTGCTGCATGTCACTTCATTCTCTGAGCCGACATATCGTGCTCATGTCTTACGGCTCGCGCTGACGAAACGTACCGACGCACAGTTGAGCCACACAAACAGACCCAGCGTTCACACAGAATATGGTTGCTCCAACGTCGGAACATGCCTGAGCGTCCAATGAGCGCGTAGATGGGAAGCCGAGATCACGTGTTGAAACATTGATGTGAGCAAGGTGCTAGAACTTGGACATTTCGACAAGTCTTCGTGATATCTGATGAAGCAAGTAACCAATGCGTCCGGCGGGCTCAAAGTCAGGAGCTTCTATGCCGACTATGTACTCGACACTGCCATCCATTACTACTGCCAGCAAGGTTCGTGCCGACTGTCAAACTTGCTCAGAGTTTCGGCTTTCGCAATAGACCGGATGACTGCCTATACGACGGCAAACCTATTGAAGACACCCGTCAGCTACTCTGCGTAGTGCAGCTGCCAGGGCCGACCGCAGTCCACAAAACCAAGACAGTGCGCATAGAGTTATAGCTGAGGTCCGTAGACCACGGTCAATGGCTTCATTGAACTACTATGTACGAAGGTTAGGAGCAAGACGTCCATCACATCTTGGGTACGGAGGTGTGTCGGGGCAACTCCCTTTCTTTTTGGCTGCGCGCAGCTCTGTCTCTGTGGTTCCCCGCTGCGCGACATCATTTGTCGTTTTCGAACTTGTCGTGGTACTCGATTCGGGCTGCCTGCAAGTCTGTGGAAGTATGCGCATCCAACCGAATCGACTACTTACCAGGCTCCGGCAATTTTTTTTTCAACTTTTATTTTTCGTTCGAAGCCGCATGCAAGGTAATGCAACGACGTTGCCCACTCGGCTGGATACGTTTTCAAGAATTGGCGAGTGCTGCTGGCCTGCATTGTGGGCAGCACGGCTCGGTCCTGCGGGTATCGCCTGGACAGCAAGGTGGCAGTGGTGTTGAGGTTCTGTTCTCACATGTCACTCACGCCGAGATTGTTAGTGGTATGGCTTTCCGCTTCGGTCTGTTCAACCGTTGCCGTTGGTCATGCCATTCGTTTTGGGGTCCGCGATTCCAGACTGGCGGCGCTTAGCTGGATCCTGGTTCTCCTGCAAAAATAAAGCATCGCGTTAGCAATCCTTGTGACATGCAGCCGGTCAAAGCACACCTGCTTTGGTCAGTTTCTGTGCACGCTCATCACTCACGTCCAGGCCCGCATTTGCAACAGTACGCTTCTTATGCGCGGGCAGAGCTTCGGCGGCGGACGCTGCATCCTTTGCCTTCTTGCTCTTCTTCTTAGTCGGCCTCTTCT from Fulvia fulva chromosome 2, complete sequence harbors:
- a CDS encoding Heat shock protein 12B → MSSNSVQSRFKRVFGTTRRSSSNSSVQSASNSTTNLAPSAATSPSPRPVNRTAPPSSSAGSIASTAQPSQQNNNVAQQASASSTSLAMNPNGQGNMPQGRPPSYQYANQGGNQLAAGGHPNAGRPTSPMPPPPINTGGGYPPHHNSNNNMYPAPNPPGYPMNNNAGGGGGGAYPYGGPPGGPQGPHSYNRLAEVEGSQRSKAQLIVGIDFGTTFSGVAFAFATNTEAKEDIIVEWPGAGTQTKQKIPTVLYYDQHQQVVGWGPDIAEALAPTGYPKPGVQKVEWFKLQLMLSGNTYIDPINLPPLPPGKSEIDVAADYLFKLRQAMRNQLQKTLGEVFNREERNIRYFLTVPAIWNDAGKAATRAAAIQAGFLRDENDNRLTLITEPEAAAMFCSKTGLLNLKVHDAVLIVDCGGGTVDLIAYEVEEESPFTVAECTAGSGDSCGSTALNRNFSNILRAKIRKMKLPDGSKTAGKVYAKCIMDFENRIKADFRNNGQKWAVDVGIEAEFPEAGIEEGYMTFTNEEILQCFEPVVNRILELVRNQIIAIQAQNRSLQNVLVVGGFGASEYLFQQIKLHVPPQFQNKVVRPMDSVAAIVKGAVTAGITERVITSRVARRHYLMATLQPFKEGHHPEQYRVPSLDGKDRCKYTRQIFVQKGQRVKIGEPVKVSFFRQVAPGATLMYEDVLYACDEDVCPEYTKDPRIKEIVTLTSDLSRKNLEKDFERMDTPQGTFYRVYFDIYLTLDGSEFNAELVCQGEVMGRCSARFR
- a CDS encoding UPF0653 protein, which produces MPHKHTRRRASGKANFDLAPSQVAKPLPAFEKSEKAAPKGKKAAEPSLKRKRTGTSDYKQDDTPRAFARLVQLRDGQKQRAGLDDGESRKTKKKRKTDEAGNDEPELTKKTLPVDPQTGEQLKILPGERLADFAARVNQALPLGGLTRKGKYKDGPKERQTKTEKRLHKMYAEWREEETKRKERLEELQEKQEEEDEEKEAEYGGQRVDLPDSGRKAKRKRMVGEVDDADDDPWAVLKTRREAPKGLNDVVQAPPTLKVIPKEKFKVRNGAKVNVANVPGAAGSLKRREELGEARQEVIERYRAIMKSAKA
- a CDS encoding GTP-binding protein gtr2 — encoded protein: MHTLFGEAILSPGPKTVPPSKPNPFELSFQSSVATSYTDSSSSSNGKNDWLTQYHQAQDRLSGEPANQASNDATSRYGHAGHKGNPKLLFMGLRRSGKSSVQKVIFEKFSPAETLFLDPTTKIETAKMDSFIKFESSELPANLSYLALDFDHEGVFGSVGSLIWVLDMQDEYFQSISKLIETATFLLEHFPRINFEVFIHKTDGLSEEYKHDTFRDVRQRVQDELSDAGYGDRGVAFYQTSIFDHSVYEAMSKVVQKLLPQLPVMEALLNRLCSACRIQKAYLFDTISKIYLATDASPTFLKDYEVCSDYVDVIVDIKQIYGWQGRGSHQDGSQSQTSNSTESSAAVGESLITYDKSGNTYIYAREINEYLSLICVMGQGSTADKRMLIDYNVTILQEALQQMFKL